GACCGGCGACACCGTCGTCCTCCTCGATGTCTCGGCCAGCATGGAGGCGGCGGAAGGGGGCTCGACCCGCCTGGCCAAGGCCCAGGAGAAGATCGGGGGCTTGGTCTCCGGCATGGGTCCGCGGGACACGATGACCATCGTCGCCGTCGGGCCCCTGCCCCGCGTCCTCCTTCCCTCCACCCACGACGCCCGTGCCCTCCGGACCGCGCTCGCCGGGGCGAGGACGGTCAACGGCCCGGCCGACCTGGGGAAAGCCCTGTCGTTGGCGGAGTCCATGGCCAAGGGCCGGGCGGGGCTGCGGGTGATCATCGTGGGCGACGGCGGTTACCGGGACCTGCCCTCTGACTTCGCCCTCACCCTACCAGTGGTCTATCTGCCCGTCGGCACCCAGGCGGAGAACCTCGCCGTGACCGGGCTTTCCGTCCGTCCGATGGGGCCCCGCGCGGTGGCCATGACCCGGGTGATCAACTTCGGGTCGGAATCGGCTACCACCGTCCTGACCCTGGCCATCGACGGCGCCATCTTCGATGCCCGCGAAGTGGAGTTGAAGGCCGGCGAAGAGAAGGACGTCTTCTGGGAGGACCTGCCGGCCAAGGCCCGTCTCCTGCAAGCTCGCCTGTCGACCGGGGGTGCCCTCAAGGGCGACGATGAGGTTTTCGCCGTGGCCGCCGGGGAAAGTTCGGCCCGGGTCCTCATGGTGACCAAGGGTAATCGCTTTCTCGAGCAGGCCCTGTCGCTCTACCCGGGGGTGGAGCTCTTCAAGTGCGCCCCTGAAGCCTACAAGGCCGGGGATTATGACCTCTACGTCTTCGACGGTTTCCTGCCGCCGTCCCTTCCCAAGGCCAACCTGATCAGCCTGGACCCGCCGGTCGGCAACTGGCCCGCAGAGGTAGGCTCTGAGGCCCCGGCCGGTTTCCCCCAAGCGGCCCGACCGGAAGAGCAACTCCTCAGCTACGTCGACCTCCGCCAGGTCCATGTGGCCAAGGCCAAGAAGCTCACCCTGCCGACCTGGGCCAGGACGGTCATCGACGCTTCCACCGGACCCCTCCTCATCGCCGGGGAGGAAGCCGGACGGCGGGCGGCCGTCTTTGCCTTTGATCTGCACCAGAGCGACCTCCCCTTGCGGACGGGGTTCCCCATCCTCATCCAGAACCTGATGGCGTGGGAGTTGCCGGTCGGGGCCGGAGCGGCCCTGCCGGAGGCGGGGGACGACCGGCTAAGAGTTGAGGCCCTACCTCAGGCAGAGGAAGTGTCGGTGACCGATCCGTCGCAGAAGGTGACCAGGGTCGCCCCGCCCTTCCCGCCCGCTCCTCTGGACCAGGTCGGCCGGCGTGGCTTCTACGAGATCACTCAGAAATGGGGGTCGAACGAGGTCGTGGCCCACGTGGCCGTCAACTTCCCGGTGGCCACCGAGTCGACCCTGGCCGTGCCCGACCGGCTGAGCTTGGGGCGAAGGGCGCTGGGCGGAGCGGCCAAGGCCCAGGCGGAGAACCGGGAGGTCTGGCCGGTCGCGGCGATCCTGGCCCTGGGCGTCCTGACCGTGGAATGGTGGGTGTATCACCGTGGTTCTTGAGTTCGGCAACCCGGCGTGGCTGGCCTTGTTGTTGCTCCTGGGGCCGACGGTCGCCCTTTGGCGGCCGAACCCCTGGTTTTGGAGCCGGGCCAGGCACCGGCTGGTCCTCGGCCTGCGGGCGGCCATCCTCGTGGCCCTCGTCCTGGCCCTCGCCGGGACCCAGTGGCGGCAGGCCATCAAGAGCCAAACGGTCGTCTTTGTCGTCGATGTCTCCGACAGCGTCGGCAAGTCCAAAGAAGCGGCCGAGGACTTCATAAGGAAGGCACTGGCGGCCAAGGGGCCTGACGACCGGGCCGCGGTAGTGGCTGTCGGCCGGGAGGGGATGGTCGACCTTCCGGTCGACGCGACGATCGACTTCAACCGGGTCGAGACCCGGCCCGACCCGCACTTCACCGATCTGGCGGCCGGAATCAGGTTGGCCGAAGCGCTCTATCCAAGAGACTCCTTGAAGCGGATCGTCCTCATCTCCGACGGGCGACAGAACCTCGAGGACGTGGTGGAGGAAGCGAAGACCCTATCCAACCGGGGGATCAGGCTGGATGTCGTCCCGCTCGACCCGGGCCAGGGGCCGGAGGTCCTGGTCGACCAGGTCAGCGGGCCGGCCTCGGCCCATCAGGGGGAACGAGTCGACCTCGTCGTCAAGGTGGACAGCAATGTGGCGACTTCGGCCATCCTCCGCCTCTTCCGGGACCGGACCCTGCTCAGCGAGGAGACCGTGGCCGTGGCCAAGGGGGAGAGCCGGTTGGTCCTCTCCGTGCCCCCCATGGAGGTCGGCCTGCACAGCCTGACCGTGAACCTCGATCCCCGCGACGATACCGTCCTCATCAACAACCAGGGCTCGATCCTGGTCAATGTGGCCGGCCCTCCGGAGGTGCTGGTCGTCGAAGGGAAGGACGGCGAGGGCGCCAATCTGGCCCGTGCCCTGACCTCACGGGGGATAAAGACCACCCTGCGGGCAGCTTCAGCGATCCCGACGACCCTGGCCGAACTGCGCCAGTACTCGAGCCTGGTGCTGGTGGACGTGCCGGCGACGGCCCTCGGGCCGAAACCCATGGAGATGATCCGCGCCTATGTCCGTGACCTCGGCCAGGGATTGGTGATGGTCGGCGGCCCAGACGCCTACGGCCCGGGCGGCTACTTCAAGACGCCGGTCGAAGAGGCTCTTCCCGTGAACATGGACCTCCGCAGCAGGGCCGAGCTACCCAGCCTCGGCCTGGTCCTGGTGATCGACAAGTCGGGGTCGATGAGTGAAGGCGCGGGCGGTTTCACCAAGGTCGACCTGGCCAAGGAGGCCGCCGCGAGGGCGACCGAGATCCTCTCGGCCAAGGACCAGATCGGTGTGGTCGCCTTCGACGACACCGCCAAGTGGGTCGTCAAGCTGCAGCCGCCCACCGATCTCGGGGCCATCCAGGATGACATCGGGACGATCCGGGCCGGCGGCGGGACCGACATCTTCCCGGCTGTCAGCCTGGCCTATGAAGCCCTGGCCAAGGCCTCGACCAAGCTCAAGCACATCATCCTGCTGACCGACGGGATGTCCGGAGCGGGCGGCGACTACGACCAGCTGACCAGGAAGATGGCCGAGCAGAAGATCACCCTGTCGACCGTGGCGGTCGGGAGCGACGCCGACGTCAATTTCCTCCTCACCCTGGCGCGCATGGGCGAGGGCCGCAACTACGTGACCGATGACCTGCCCAGCATCCCCAAGATCTTCACCAAGGAGACCATCCTGGCGACCCGCTCATACCTGGTCGAAGGCCGGTTCACGCCCGCCGTCACCGGCGACAGTGCGGCCCTGCGCGGCCTGGCCGGGTTGCCGCCCCTCGACGGCTACGTGGCCACCTCGGCGAAGGAGACCGCCGAGGTCCCCCTGGTCAGCCAGAAAGACGATCCCGTCCTCGCCCAATGGCAGTACGGCCTCGGCCGGTCGGCCGCCTGGACCAGCGATGTCAACGGCCAGTGGAGCTCATCCTGGGTATCCTGGAACGAGTTCGCCCGCTTCTGGTCGAACCTGGTCGCCTGGACCCTGCCCCAACAGGACGAGGGAATCCTTCGGCTGGAGACCTCGGTGGCCGGCGGCGAGGGGCGGATCATCGCCGAGACCCCCCTCGAGCTGACCAGGACCCGCCCGAGCAAGGCCACGGTGGTCGACCCGGACCTCGTCGCCCACCAAGTCGATCTGATTCCCGTGTCGCCCGGGCGCTATGAGGCCCGTTTCGACGCCTCGGCCCCCGGGGTCTACCTGGTCCAGGCGACTCAGCAGGAGGGCGGCAAGGTGGCCGCCGCGGCGATGTCCGGAGTGGCCGTCCCCTACTCGCCCGAGTACCGCCCATCCCCCGTCGACCCTGGTTTCCTCAGCCGGCTCGCCTCCGCCGCCGGGGGGGCCAGCCTGCAGCGGCCGGAGGAAGCCTTCTCCCACAACCTCCCCAAGGACCGCGGCCGCGTTGACGCCTGGCCTTGGCTTCTGGGCCTGGCCGCCCTGCTGATGCCCTTTGACGTGGCGGCGCGCCGCGTGTTCGTCTCCAAGGCCGACCTTCAGGCCATCTGGTCGACGGTCGCCGGCCGGCGCCGGATCGTCGCCGCCCGGATCGAGGCCTCTACCCCGACCCTCGAGCGGTTGCGTCGCCGGAAGGAGCTGGCGGACTCGGTCCTACCGGCCAGGTCCGAAGTCCGACCAGGGCCGGCCGCCCCGCTTGGTTCGACCAGGCCGGCCGGCGGCCCGCCGCCCCGGACCATGGCGGCCAAGGACATCCCGTCAAAGGGCGCTCTGGCCGAGCCGCAGACGGCCGCGGGCGACCTGACCGACCGGCTCCTGG
This genomic window from Bacillota bacterium contains:
- a CDS encoding VWA domain-containing protein → MRFFAPLGFLFLLGAPPIILLYILKLRRKDVPVSSTFLWRQLVRDFQANAPWQRLRKNLLLLLQLLIVLLLALALARPYLVAPRQGTGDTVVLLDVSASMEAAEGGSTRLAKAQEKIGGLVSGMGPRDTMTIVAVGPLPRVLLPSTHDARALRTALAGARTVNGPADLGKALSLAESMAKGRAGLRVIIVGDGGYRDLPSDFALTLPVVYLPVGTQAENLAVTGLSVRPMGPRAVAMTRVINFGSESATTVLTLAIDGAIFDAREVELKAGEEKDVFWEDLPAKARLLQARLSTGGALKGDDEVFAVAAGESSARVLMVTKGNRFLEQALSLYPGVELFKCAPEAYKAGDYDLYVFDGFLPPSLPKANLISLDPPVGNWPAEVGSEAPAGFPQAARPEEQLLSYVDLRQVHVAKAKKLTLPTWARTVIDASTGPLLIAGEEAGRRAAVFAFDLHQSDLPLRTGFPILIQNLMAWELPVGAGAALPEAGDDRLRVEALPQAEEVSVTDPSQKVTRVAPPFPPAPLDQVGRRGFYEITQKWGSNEVVAHVAVNFPVATESTLAVPDRLSLGRRALGGAAKAQAENREVWPVAAILALGVLTVEWWVYHRGS
- a CDS encoding VWA domain-containing protein, which codes for MVLEFGNPAWLALLLLLGPTVALWRPNPWFWSRARHRLVLGLRAAILVALVLALAGTQWRQAIKSQTVVFVVDVSDSVGKSKEAAEDFIRKALAAKGPDDRAAVVAVGREGMVDLPVDATIDFNRVETRPDPHFTDLAAGIRLAEALYPRDSLKRIVLISDGRQNLEDVVEEAKTLSNRGIRLDVVPLDPGQGPEVLVDQVSGPASAHQGERVDLVVKVDSNVATSAILRLFRDRTLLSEETVAVAKGESRLVLSVPPMEVGLHSLTVNLDPRDDTVLINNQGSILVNVAGPPEVLVVEGKDGEGANLARALTSRGIKTTLRAASAIPTTLAELRQYSSLVLVDVPATALGPKPMEMIRAYVRDLGQGLVMVGGPDAYGPGGYFKTPVEEALPVNMDLRSRAELPSLGLVLVIDKSGSMSEGAGGFTKVDLAKEAAARATEILSAKDQIGVVAFDDTAKWVVKLQPPTDLGAIQDDIGTIRAGGGTDIFPAVSLAYEALAKASTKLKHIILLTDGMSGAGGDYDQLTRKMAEQKITLSTVAVGSDADVNFLLTLARMGEGRNYVTDDLPSIPKIFTKETILATRSYLVEGRFTPAVTGDSAALRGLAGLPPLDGYVATSAKETAEVPLVSQKDDPVLAQWQYGLGRSAAWTSDVNGQWSSSWVSWNEFARFWSNLVAWTLPQQDEGILRLETSVAGGEGRIIAETPLELTRTRPSKATVVDPDLVAHQVDLIPVSPGRYEARFDASAPGVYLVQATQQEGGKVAAAAMSGVAVPYSPEYRPSPVDPGFLSRLASAAGGASLQRPEEAFSHNLPKDRGRVDAWPWLLGLAALLMPFDVAARRVFVSKADLQAIWSTVAGRRRIVAARIEASTPTLERLRRRKELADSVLPARSEVRPGPAAPLGSTRPAGGPPPRTMAAKDIPSKGALAEPQTAAGDLTDRLLEAKRRGRQK